DNA from Alkalilimnicola sp. S0819:
TCTCCAGCGCCAGCACGCCCTGGATCTCGTGGGCCTTGATCATGGCGGTGAGCACCTCGCCCATGGTGAGGGGCTCCTCCCCGCCCGCCGTGCGCCGGCGGGAGAGCCAGTCGGCCCGCGCCAGTATGGCCCCCAGGTTATCCGAGGGGTGGCCCCACTCCGCCGCCAGCC
Protein-coding regions in this window:
- a CDS encoding MmgE/PrpD family protein, translating into LLGPVVEGADLPGGVKVPGTHYRLDPVTAAWNIGAMVRWLDFNDTWLAAEWGHPSDNLGAILARADWLSRRRTAGGEEPLTMGEVLTAMIKAHEIQGVLALE